The sequence below is a genomic window from Halalkalicoccus jeotgali B3.
AACACCAATAGCGATCCCGTCAGATACAGTCCTCGTGACTCTACTACCATGGGAGAACATAATGGGTGATAACAGATAACAACGTTTCGATTGAACAGAATAGCTGCTCTACACTCAGATTTGAGAACAACAAACAAGTCTTGGTACTATGCACTGAAGTTGACTATGACTTTAATGACAAAGTACTACTGACAGGGTAGCCGATGCGAAAGGCCCTCGTTCCTGGGTTGGTTGGGCCGAGAACTCAGTGGCGAACGCTGAGAGACGCAAACCCGCCCAACCGCAACGTAGTGGGTGTACTACGCTGCGAGAGATAGTCACACGCCCAACTACTCGGCCTTTCGGCCATTGAGTGAATTAATTGTCTATACCAGATGATCCACACTGATATTAATGAATTTTAGATTTGCAGGTTGAGCAGAAGAGAGATTATATCCGCAATCACTATCGATAAGTCACCGTGGCACTAAGCCACAATCGCACACCTCGAAAACAGACGGCCCGTGAGGGGTGTGCACACTCAGCGGGGCAGTCCCGCGAGTTCCCACGATTCCACTGAATCGGGTGGGCGGCCTGACACCCCGGACCGCTCCACCCGCTCGTTGCGCACTCTTGGTACTCTCGCCGTCGTGCTCAGCACCGGCAAAACAGTCCGAATCGGCCGCTTGCGCTCACTCCTGCACCCACCTATTTCACGATTACTTCCTCGGGGAGAGTTGATTTAGTCTCTTCCCAATATTATCAAAGAAGTAACGCTATCATCAATACGAGACCATACAAAACTCATGGCAAACCGAGATACCGACACCGGCGCCACGAATATGATGGACCGCGAGGCCGTTCTCACGCTCTCGGAGCAGCGTGAGGACATGGACGCGCTCGCAGAGGCTGCCGGCCGATGCGAAAGCTATCTAACTATCCTTGGGAACTACCAGCGCTACGGGCGACCCGAATAGGCTCAGGCGGCCACCTGCGGCTCTCAGCGACCGATTGCCTTTCGCGGTAGGGGCTTGACAGTGGGTCGCACCCCCGAACCAATGATCCCATCGCTGGGCAACCTATGGGCATGCGCACAGATACAATATAATAATTACTATATAAAATTTGGACTGAAATTGGTCCGACTTCGGAAAGTGTTTATTCAGTACTTCGGTGTTGGTATAGTCGCGTTCCCACGACTATGTCCGACGACAACTCACAGCAGCCAACCGGAATCGACCGCCTCACAACAACCGTCAACGACCAGCTCACCTCACGTCGGAGGTTTATGACTACTTCGGCTGTCGCTGGAGCGGGTGCACTTGGCATTTCGATGCCAGCAAGTGCTCACGAACACGGTGAGGGTAATGGTGATAATGGCGACGAGGATTCGATGGAAATGATGGATGAGGAAGACGAGCTTGATGACATTGGAATCCTGAATTTCGCGCGAACGCTCGAATTCCTCGAAGCCCGATTCTATCGAGAAGGCCTCGATACGATCGGTGAGCAGGGACTCCGCTGCTCGGACCCATTGCAGGCTGTTGGTGGCGATGTTCAAGATCGTGCGTTCGACGACCTCCGTGTGATCCAGGAGCACGAAGAAACCCACGCTGAGGTTCTCGGAGAGACGATCGAGGATCTTGGTGGGGAGCCAATCGAGGAGCCTGAGTTCGACTTCGGCACCGCAACAGAAGATCCCATGGAATTCCTCCAAACAGCCGCCTTGCTCGAAGCAACGGGGACTGGCGCATACGCTGGTGCTGCACCGATGATCGAGAATGCAGACCTGATCCCGCCGGCCCTCAGCATCCACTCGGTCGAAGCACGCCACACATCGTTCCTGAACGTGCTCAACGGAGAGATCGGCTTCCCGAACGCGTTCGATGAGGCACTCACTGTCGATGAAGTTCTTGAGCGTGCCGGACCGTTCATTGTCGAGTAAGCGGTTAGGGCCAGTCATCAAGAGTGCGATCGACGCTAGACTGCCTTTTTGTAGCGAAATCATACGACCTGTGGTACAATCTTATAGTGCGCAGTTAGTGATCACTGACGGCTCCAAGTGAGATACTGACTGAATTCGAGAGATCGGGCTGTCCGGTTATTCTCAGGAATCAAATCGCAGCTATCGTTCGTGATCCTGTAAGTGAGAATGTACCATGGGACAAATAGACAAAGCATATGA
It includes:
- a CDS encoding ferritin-like domain-containing protein; the encoded protein is MSDDNSQQPTGIDRLTTTVNDQLTSRRRFMTTSAVAGAGALGISMPASAHEHGEGNGDNGDEDSMEMMDEEDELDDIGILNFARTLEFLEARFYREGLDTIGEQGLRCSDPLQAVGGDVQDRAFDDLRVIQEHEETHAEVLGETIEDLGGEPIEEPEFDFGTATEDPMEFLQTAALLEATGTGAYAGAAPMIENADLIPPALSIHSVEARHTSFLNVLNGEIGFPNAFDEALTVDEVLERAGPFIVE